A single region of the Novipirellula aureliae genome encodes:
- the rplI gene encoding 50S ribosomal protein L9 encodes MPKPKTATGRKFKRPYKRLPKGPNGGIQLLLIHNVENLGKQGDIVEVRSGYALNYLMPQGLATLATDHHARMVEKHREKLREIELERLKSYRDLADELGKQSITIEANANDEGHLYGSVTAHEIVDALKGAGFTLAQDQIRLDGPLKELGLYTVKVHLHGEVDASLKVWVVPTVVTEEA; translated from the coding sequence ATGCCGAAACCAAAAACAGCAACCGGCCGAAAGTTCAAACGACCTTACAAGCGTTTGCCTAAAGGGCCAAACGGTGGTATTCAGCTCCTGCTGATCCACAACGTTGAAAACCTGGGCAAACAGGGCGACATCGTCGAAGTACGTTCGGGTTACGCATTGAATTACTTGATGCCGCAAGGGTTGGCGACATTGGCAACCGACCACCATGCTCGCATGGTCGAGAAGCATCGTGAAAAACTTCGCGAAATCGAACTCGAGCGACTCAAGAGTTACCGTGATTTGGCAGACGAACTTGGCAAGCAATCGATCACGATCGAAGCGAACGCCAACGACGAAGGTCACCTTTATGGCAGCGTCACGGCACACGAGATCGTCGATGCACTCAAGGGTGCGGGCTTCACTTTGGCTCAAGACCAAATTCGTCTCGACGGACCGCTCAAGGAACTTGGACTTTACACCGTCAAAGTGCACCTGCATGGCGAGGTCGACGCTAGCTTGAAGGTTTGGGTTGTACCAACCGTTGTCACCGAAGAAGCATAG
- a CDS encoding hydroxypyruvate isomerase family protein, with protein MNQMSEATAKPVVNGRIKQSMAFWSFNVAGEKWDLQQQCDVAKKLGITSIEVLEPEDFPTLKKNGLVCALTSNGMPGAPFVKGLNNLAYHDEIITRTKAAIDASEIAGFPNVIAFTGYKWRDAEDPSSGEISFEEGAKNCVAGLKTLATHAEKAGVTICLEMLNTRDDTHPMKGHPGYQGDDMDDVADIIKQVGSPQVKLLFDIYHVQVMNGDVIRRIKQYADLIGHVHVAGNPGRCEIDDSQEINFPGCMKALLDIGYDGFVGQEYIPTRDAMEGLTEAVKLCDV; from the coding sequence ATGAATCAAATGTCGGAAGCCACTGCCAAACCAGTCGTCAACGGTCGCATCAAGCAATCGATGGCGTTTTGGTCATTCAACGTCGCAGGTGAGAAATGGGACTTGCAACAGCAGTGCGATGTTGCGAAGAAACTCGGTATCACGAGTATCGAAGTTCTTGAGCCCGAAGACTTCCCTACGTTGAAAAAGAATGGCCTTGTCTGCGCATTGACGAGCAACGGAATGCCTGGCGCTCCCTTTGTGAAAGGTCTCAATAACCTGGCCTACCACGACGAAATCATCACGCGAACGAAGGCCGCGATCGATGCCAGCGAAATCGCTGGATTTCCCAACGTGATCGCCTTCACCGGTTACAAATGGCGAGATGCCGAAGATCCATCGAGCGGTGAAATCTCATTCGAGGAAGGCGCCAAAAACTGTGTGGCCGGGTTAAAGACGCTGGCCACTCATGCCGAGAAAGCGGGGGTTACCATTTGTCTTGAAATGCTAAATACTCGCGATGATACGCATCCGATGAAAGGACACCCCGGCTACCAAGGTGACGATATGGACGATGTGGCCGATATCATCAAGCAGGTCGGATCCCCCCAAGTCAAACTACTGTTCGATATCTACCATGTTCAAGTGATGAACGGTGATGTGATTCGACGTATCAAGCAATACGCTGACTTGATCGGCCATGTTCACGTCGCAGGTAACCCAGGCCGCTGTGAAATCGACGACTCTCAAGAGATCAATTTCCCGGGATGCATGAAGGCACTTCTCGATATCGGTTACGATGGTTTCGTCGGGCAAGAGTACATCCCGACGCGCGATGCGATGGAAGGACTGACCGAAGCCGTGAAGCTGTGTGACGTGTAA
- the rpsF gene encoding 30S ribosomal protein S6, which translates to MAKNTYETLFILDSNHYARDPGGVAKQIEQIVTENGGTVLVNRLWMEQKLAYPIDKHQKGTYWLCYHESEGSGLVDMARGFTLCESIIREMTIKLDPRLVEPMLANARGESFNPSSSSSSDDDDSNDTSDSDDDSEAVDDDVVASRS; encoded by the coding sequence GTGGCGAAAAATACTTACGAAACATTGTTCATCCTCGACAGCAACCACTACGCTCGCGACCCAGGCGGAGTGGCGAAGCAGATCGAGCAGATTGTGACCGAAAATGGTGGCACCGTTTTGGTCAACCGTCTTTGGATGGAGCAAAAATTGGCCTACCCTATCGATAAGCACCAAAAGGGTACTTATTGGTTGTGCTACCACGAATCGGAAGGTAGCGGTTTGGTCGATATGGCTCGCGGCTTCACGCTCTGCGAATCGATTATTCGCGAAATGACAATCAAACTTGATCCGCGATTGGTTGAGCCAATGCTGGCGAACGCTCGAGGTGAATCGTTCAATCCCTCGTCCTCCAGTTCCAGTGATGACGATGACTCAAACGATACATCCGATAGTGACGACGACAGCGAAGCAGTCGATGATGATGTCGTCGCCTCGCGGTCGTAA
- the recJ gene encoding single-stranded-DNA-specific exonuclease RecJ, giving the protein MQRRWRIVPHDAARVEQLSRTAKLPAVVAQLLVSRGIYQADDAATFLSTKLANLRDPNELPGVPEAADIIRDAVAAKTPITVYGDYDADGMTGTAILFNGLRLFGADVSYHVPNRLEDGYGLGDAAIRKLAERGKKLIVSVDCGITSRTQAALCRELGVKLIITDHHTIDGELPCADAIVHPRLPGSAYPFGGLCGAGVAFKLVWAICQKVCGSNKVSEPMRVYLRQALILAAIGTIADVVPLLDENRVIVEHGLKALQINPSAGLAELMKVTKLDQKSSIQADDIAFTLAPRLNAAGRLGQAQLAVELLTTPAGERAVSLAEYIHNLNSDRDTLQRSVTLAAEKQIKEEFDADTDPAFVLCGVGWHAGVIGVVAGRLAEKHAKPVLVLSLDSTGQSDAVGSGRVGGTDIDLFEALSECSERLVRFGGHKAAAGLTIDESQIDAFRGDFCEAVAKQWSERQIEPEIVIDAEASLGQLNMETAKYIETLAPFGAGNPRPVLFCRGIELEEPARRMGGGDRHLSVLLRQGAKVVRGVAFGAGDWCELLNDLDKPFEIAYRPVINEFRGMRKVEIHLVDWRISAELGRPSKAAKEPVTHTT; this is encoded by the coding sequence ATGCAACGCCGATGGCGGATTGTCCCCCACGATGCTGCGCGCGTCGAACAGCTTTCTCGGACGGCCAAACTGCCTGCGGTGGTGGCCCAGTTGCTCGTCAGCCGAGGCATCTACCAGGCCGATGACGCCGCGACTTTTCTGAGCACCAAGTTGGCAAACCTGCGTGACCCAAATGAATTGCCTGGTGTTCCCGAAGCGGCCGACATCATTCGTGATGCCGTTGCTGCAAAGACGCCGATCACCGTCTATGGCGACTACGATGCCGACGGCATGACCGGCACAGCGATTCTCTTCAACGGGCTGAGGCTATTCGGGGCCGACGTCAGCTACCATGTCCCCAATCGGCTAGAGGACGGCTACGGATTGGGCGATGCCGCGATCCGCAAATTAGCCGAACGCGGCAAGAAACTGATTGTCTCAGTCGATTGTGGAATCACCAGCCGCACGCAAGCTGCTCTGTGCCGCGAACTGGGCGTCAAACTGATCATCACCGATCATCATACCATTGATGGTGAATTGCCTTGTGCCGATGCGATTGTCCATCCACGATTGCCTGGGTCGGCGTACCCATTTGGCGGGTTATGCGGCGCGGGGGTTGCCTTCAAGTTGGTCTGGGCGATTTGTCAAAAGGTTTGCGGAAGCAACAAGGTGTCCGAACCGATGCGGGTCTATTTGCGGCAAGCTCTGATCTTGGCCGCGATCGGGACCATCGCCGATGTCGTTCCCTTGCTCGATGAAAACCGTGTGATTGTCGAGCACGGCTTGAAAGCTCTGCAAATCAATCCATCCGCTGGTTTGGCGGAACTGATGAAGGTCACCAAACTGGACCAGAAATCGAGCATTCAAGCGGACGATATCGCGTTCACGCTGGCGCCTCGGCTGAACGCCGCCGGACGACTTGGGCAAGCCCAATTGGCAGTCGAGTTGTTGACGACCCCAGCGGGCGAACGAGCTGTCTCGTTGGCCGAGTATATTCATAATCTCAACAGCGACCGAGACACGCTGCAGCGAAGCGTCACCTTAGCCGCTGAAAAGCAGATCAAGGAGGAATTCGATGCGGACACCGATCCCGCATTCGTACTATGCGGAGTCGGCTGGCACGCTGGGGTGATCGGCGTCGTGGCAGGTCGGTTGGCCGAAAAACATGCGAAGCCGGTCTTGGTATTGTCGCTCGATTCGACCGGACAAAGCGATGCGGTTGGTTCCGGCCGAGTGGGTGGCACGGACATCGACTTGTTCGAAGCGCTGAGCGAATGCAGCGAACGGCTGGTCCGCTTCGGCGGCCACAAAGCGGCCGCGGGATTGACGATCGACGAGAGTCAGATCGATGCTTTCCGAGGTGATTTCTGCGAAGCGGTTGCCAAGCAGTGGAGCGAGCGACAGATCGAACCCGAAATTGTGATCGATGCCGAAGCGTCGCTGGGACAATTGAACATGGAAACCGCTAAGTATATCGAAACATTGGCCCCCTTCGGCGCGGGAAACCCCAGGCCCGTTCTGTTTTGTCGTGGCATCGAACTCGAAGAACCCGCTCGGCGAATGGGTGGCGGCGATCGACACTTAAGCGTCTTGCTTCGACAGGGTGCCAAGGTCGTCCGTGGGGTTGCTTTCGGGGCTGGTGATTGGTGCGAGTTGCTGAACGACTTAGACAAGCCCTTTGAAATTGCTTATCGTCCCGTCATCAACGAATTTCGTGGGATGCGCAAAGTCGAAATCCATCTGGTGGACTGGCGGATCTCTGCCGAACTTGGCCGACCATCGAAAGCTGCCAAGGAGCCGGTGACTCACACGACATAG
- the ssb gene encoding single-stranded DNA-binding protein: MANYNRVVLVGNITRDIELRYTPGGMAVVDVGLAISEKRKSSSGDWVDDTVFVDVTLWGRNAEVASEYLGKGSSVLIEGRLKYDTWEADGQKRSKLRVVGEKIQFLGSPKGSHPSGGTVRSDAPKGTQQSSSPNAGPSEASKNKPPVADPSGESSSTSPPHSSPPGVREAQPTGDGPGYGDPEIPF; this comes from the coding sequence ATGGCAAACTACAACCGAGTCGTTTTGGTAGGAAACATTACCCGAGACATTGAGCTTCGATACACTCCAGGCGGAATGGCGGTTGTCGACGTCGGCTTAGCAATCAGCGAGAAACGCAAATCCTCGTCTGGCGATTGGGTCGATGATACGGTTTTTGTCGACGTGACCCTGTGGGGACGAAATGCGGAAGTCGCTAGCGAGTATTTAGGAAAAGGCTCTTCTGTCCTGATTGAGGGCAGGCTAAAGTACGACACCTGGGAAGCCGATGGGCAAAAACGTAGTAAGTTGAGAGTGGTTGGCGAGAAGATTCAATTTCTCGGCAGCCCAAAAGGAAGTCATCCGAGCGGCGGAACCGTTCGAAGTGATGCACCAAAGGGAACGCAGCAATCCAGTTCCCCGAATGCAGGTCCTTCCGAAGCAAGCAAGAACAAACCACCCGTCGCTGATCCAAGCGGCGAATCCTCGTCAACGAGTCCCCCTCATTCCAGTCCTCCTGGCGTTCGGGAAGCTCAACCGACAGGTGACGGTCCCGGTTATGGCGACCCCGAAATTCCGTTTTAG
- a CDS encoding redoxin domain-containing protein has protein sequence MQPKLGAPAMGLFSSPSLPACAALESRQKPRSFIFSVLLAAAIAAAIAITIAASPTAQAAESEIQLPPVLLQMIRNKAVHDDLGLNAKQIDELRAVLQLLDGPWLRSRILPANEQQAKVASLELDLFMRLPDILSEDQFKRLKQLRRQALGTRMVLLEDVQAAAMLSDELVSKLAKRYAERDRVTSETQAELASKKISAEEAGERVAAAQAEEQNAVSELLTAEQRSRLSQLIGEPFAFNTVTRLYPSAPELLAVPSDWIKGAPVTLDDLRGKVVAVHFYAFQCINCQRNLPHYQAWHDDYADRGLVVIGIQTPETPSERDPNLVRKAAEREKIGYRILMDRESANWKAWANTMWPTVYLIDQDGLLVRWWQGEMNWQGSEGEKEMRQTIEALLARQEK, from the coding sequence ATGCAACCCAAACTCGGAGCCCCTGCCATGGGTTTGTTCAGCAGCCCCTCACTACCGGCCTGTGCGGCCCTCGAATCCCGCCAGAAACCCAGGTCTTTCATTTTTTCTGTCTTGCTCGCCGCCGCCATCGCCGCCGCCATCGCAATCACCATCGCTGCTTCGCCAACCGCCCAGGCAGCGGAATCCGAGATCCAGCTACCGCCGGTGCTGCTTCAAATGATCCGAAATAAGGCTGTTCATGACGACCTCGGTCTCAACGCGAAACAGATTGACGAGCTTCGGGCCGTGCTCCAATTGCTCGATGGACCGTGGCTTCGCTCACGCATTCTTCCTGCGAATGAGCAGCAAGCGAAGGTTGCTTCGCTCGAACTCGACTTGTTCATGCGGCTTCCCGACATCCTCTCGGAAGACCAGTTCAAGCGTTTAAAACAACTCCGGCGGCAAGCCCTCGGCACTCGAATGGTGCTGCTTGAAGACGTTCAGGCAGCGGCAATGCTGAGCGACGAACTCGTCTCAAAACTGGCGAAGCGTTACGCCGAGCGAGATCGGGTGACGAGCGAAACGCAGGCGGAATTGGCGAGCAAGAAGATATCGGCGGAGGAGGCTGGGGAAAGAGTCGCGGCCGCACAAGCGGAGGAGCAAAATGCAGTGAGCGAGCTATTGACCGCGGAGCAGCGGTCTCGATTGAGCCAGCTGATTGGCGAACCGTTTGCATTTAACACCGTGACGCGTCTCTACCCGTCCGCTCCAGAGCTTTTAGCTGTCCCGAGCGACTGGATCAAAGGGGCGCCCGTCACGCTCGACGATTTGCGAGGTAAAGTCGTTGCCGTTCATTTCTACGCTTTTCAGTGCATCAATTGCCAGCGAAATCTGCCGCACTACCAAGCTTGGCATGACGATTATGCGGATCGGGGGTTGGTGGTTATCGGGATTCAAACGCCTGAAACGCCGTCGGAACGCGACCCCAATCTTGTTCGCAAAGCGGCAGAAAGAGAAAAAATTGGCTACCGTATTTTGATGGACCGCGAATCAGCTAACTGGAAAGCTTGGGCGAACACGATGTGGCCAACCGTTTACCTGATCGACCAAGATGGCCTGCTTGTGCGCTGGTGGCAGGGCGAAATGAATTGGCAGGGTAGTGAAGGCGAAAAAGAGATGCGGCAAACGATCGAAGCATTGCTAGCGCGTCAAGAAAAATAA
- a CDS encoding 50S ribosomal protein L25, with product MADVLQVEKREQMGSRATRRLRQGGLVPAVLYGHGQETESLSIPVDQVKMLLRNHSRTVELAGAIKETAMVRDMQWDPLGIDVLHLDLMRVNLSEKVDVTVAIHVHGEAAGVREGGVLIENRHDVDIRCPAGSIPDSLTVQVADLKLGETLLASDLELPEGVELVTAGDSPIIHIEEVRAEEPSEDAGESMAEPEMIGKGAAKDEEEGA from the coding sequence ATGGCAGACGTTTTGCAAGTCGAGAAGCGAGAGCAAATGGGCTCGCGAGCCACTCGGCGACTGCGCCAAGGCGGCCTTGTGCCTGCTGTTTTGTACGGACACGGTCAAGAGACCGAATCGTTGTCGATCCCCGTCGATCAAGTGAAAATGCTGTTGCGAAACCATTCGCGGACGGTTGAGCTTGCGGGTGCGATCAAAGAAACCGCGATGGTTCGCGATATGCAGTGGGACCCGTTGGGGATCGATGTGTTGCACCTCGATTTGATGCGAGTCAATTTGTCGGAAAAGGTTGACGTAACCGTTGCCATTCACGTGCATGGCGAAGCAGCTGGTGTTCGCGAAGGCGGCGTGTTGATCGAAAATCGTCACGATGTCGACATTCGCTGCCCGGCAGGTTCGATCCCCGATTCGCTGACCGTCCAGGTGGCGGACCTGAAGCTAGGCGAGACCTTGCTGGCTTCCGATCTGGAACTTCCCGAAGGAGTCGAGTTGGTAACGGCGGGTGACTCACCGATCATTCATATCGAAGAAGTTCGTGCGGAAGAGCCAAGCGAGGACGCTGGTGAGTCGATGGCGGAGCCTGAAATGATTGGCAAGGGTGCTGCCAAAGACGAGGAAGAGGGGGCTTAG
- the pth gene encoding aminoacyl-tRNA hydrolase, translating into MKLIVGLGNPGRKYEQTRHNVGFVVAAKFAAIILADPSKSRFEGEWAEGMVGGEKIAVLCPHTYMNASGQSVRKAVDFFKLDPEQILVVCDDLNLPCGRLRLRPSGSSGGQKGLADIARHLGTEAFARLRVGIGRPPDGWQVVDYVLGKFNKSEEDTIETVTTRAAYAGIDWINEGIMPTMAKYNAPSPETGSK; encoded by the coding sequence ATGAAGTTGATCGTTGGGCTCGGCAATCCGGGCCGCAAGTACGAGCAAACCCGGCATAACGTTGGCTTCGTGGTGGCGGCAAAGTTCGCAGCGATCATTTTGGCCGATCCGTCGAAAAGTCGCTTCGAAGGTGAATGGGCTGAGGGCATGGTCGGCGGTGAAAAGATTGCTGTGCTATGTCCACATACCTATATGAATGCGAGTGGACAGAGCGTCCGAAAGGCAGTTGACTTTTTTAAGCTCGATCCAGAACAGATTTTAGTGGTTTGCGATGATTTGAACCTGCCATGCGGGCGACTGAGGCTCAGGCCTTCAGGCTCTTCCGGCGGGCAAAAAGGGTTGGCGGATATCGCCAGGCATTTGGGAACCGAAGCGTTCGCAAGATTGCGGGTGGGAATCGGCAGGCCTCCCGACGGATGGCAAGTCGTCGACTACGTGCTCGGGAAATTTAATAAAAGCGAAGAAGATACAATCGAAACCGTGACGACGCGAGCAGCTTATGCTGGGATCGATTGGATCAACGAGGGGATCATGCCAACGATGGCAAAGTACAATGCCCCCAGCCCTGAAACAGGCTCAAAGTAG
- the rpmG gene encoding 50S ribosomal protein L33 → MAGRSKKKADTVFLVCEETNDYNYTLQRKAGGEKLRLKKYSPRLRKHTWHVEKKK, encoded by the coding sequence ATGGCTGGCCGTAGCAAAAAGAAAGCAGATACCGTGTTCTTGGTTTGCGAAGAAACCAACGATTACAACTACACTTTGCAGCGTAAAGCGGGTGGCGAAAAGCTTCGTTTAAAGAAGTACAGCCCACGGCTTCGCAAGCACACTTGGCATGTCGAGAAGAAAAAATAG
- a CDS encoding hydantoinase/oxoprolinase family protein, which produces MKTVLGIDIGGANLKFADTNRHSLAVEFPLWEHPAELASRLAEAIGHFKRPDAIAVVMTGELADCFVDREQGVKHIVEHARVAAKQCNVDRCYFYATDHHFREEIRFHVDADRLAAANWHALARFVAVQVCPNGLLVDIGSTTTDVIPLHDGRIATLAMTDFERLCEGSLVYVGCRRTPVCAICESLSFEGKQVPLMNEVFATIDDARILLGSQPEAPADCESADGKPRAISYAANRIARTIGLDRRSVSVQQAIGLAEQVVASAKRRIAEPITQWAKAHRRIQKTIVLSGHGNDLLSLPRESQVISLSQLWGPSLSRCAPAYAVAQLFVER; this is translated from the coding sequence ATGAAAACGGTACTAGGAATTGACATTGGCGGTGCGAACTTGAAGTTTGCCGATACCAACCGCCATTCATTGGCGGTAGAGTTTCCGCTTTGGGAACACCCCGCTGAGTTGGCTTCTCGGTTAGCTGAAGCGATCGGCCATTTTAAACGCCCTGATGCGATCGCCGTCGTCATGACGGGCGAGCTCGCCGATTGCTTTGTCGATCGGGAACAGGGGGTAAAGCATATCGTCGAGCATGCTCGCGTCGCTGCAAAGCAGTGCAACGTGGACCGCTGCTATTTCTATGCGACGGATCATCATTTCCGGGAAGAGATTCGCTTCCATGTCGATGCGGACCGGTTAGCGGCCGCAAATTGGCACGCTCTCGCACGGTTCGTCGCCGTGCAGGTTTGCCCCAACGGTTTGCTCGTCGATATTGGATCGACGACGACCGATGTGATTCCCTTGCATGATGGCCGTATCGCAACCCTTGCGATGACGGACTTTGAGCGGCTTTGCGAAGGATCGTTGGTCTACGTGGGCTGTCGTCGAACACCGGTTTGTGCGATTTGCGAATCGCTATCGTTCGAAGGCAAGCAGGTGCCGCTGATGAACGAGGTCTTTGCGACGATCGATGACGCCCGGATCCTGTTGGGCTCGCAGCCTGAAGCACCCGCAGACTGCGAAAGTGCGGATGGAAAACCACGTGCCATCAGCTACGCTGCGAATCGCATCGCCCGCACGATCGGGCTCGATCGGCGCAGTGTCTCCGTGCAGCAGGCGATTGGACTGGCCGAACAAGTGGTCGCATCAGCGAAGAGACGAATCGCCGAACCGATAACGCAATGGGCCAAAGCTCATCGCAGGATCCAGAAAACCATCGTTCTAAGCGGGCATGGAAATGACTTATTGTCGCTACCACGGGAATCGCAGGTGATCTCGCTATCGCAACTTTGGGGACCGTCACTGTCACGCTGCGCCCCCGCCTATGCGGTCGCCCAGTTGTTTGTCGAGCGATAG